In the Sus scrofa isolate TJ Tabasco breed Duroc chromosome 7, Sscrofa11.1, whole genome shotgun sequence genome, one interval contains:
- the FAM50B gene encoding protein FAM50B — protein MAQYKGTMREAGRALHLLKKREKQKEQMEVLKQRIAEETISKSKVDKKFSAHYDAVEAELKSSTVGLVTLNDMKARQEALVREREMQLAQRARREKRRRQLEAQRERERKREQRRQICGLSFSTDDGDDDSDGDREAAEPAGPRRPLGKDPAVDTSFLPDREREEEERRLREELRREWEARRERVKREEVEVTFSYWDGCGHRRAARIHKGGTVQQFLKRALQALRPDFRELRAAGVEQLLFVKEDLILPHCHTFYDLIVAQARGKSGPLFTFDVHDDVRLRSDATLEKDESHAGKVVLRSWYEKNKHIFPASRWEPYDPEKRWDRYTVR, from the coding sequence ATGGCTCAGTACAAGGGCACCATGCGCGAGGCGGGCCGGGCCCTGCACCTGCTCAAGAAGCGGGAGAAGCAGAAGGAGCAGATGGAGGTGCTGAAGCAGCGCATCGCCGAGGAGACCATCAGCAAGTCCAAGGTGGACAAGAAGTTCTCGGCCCACTACGACGCGGTGGAGGCCGAGCTCAAGTCCAGCACCGTGGGGCTAGTGACCCTGAACGACATGAAGGCGCGGCAGGAGGCCCTGGTGCGCGAGCGGGAGATGCAGCTGGCGCAGCGCGCGCGGCGGGAGAAGCGGCGGCGGCAGCTGGAGGCGCAGCGCGAGCGGGAGCGCAAGCGCGAGCAGCGGCGCCAGATCTGCGGCCTGTCCTTCTCCACCGACGACGGCGACGACGACAGTGACGGGGACCGCGAGGCCGCCGAGCCCGCCGGGCCCCGGAGGCCCCTGGGCAAGGACCCGGCCGTGGACACCAGCTTCCTGCCGGACCGCGAGCGCGAGGAGGAGGAGCGGCGGCTGCGCGAGGAGCTGCGGCGCGAGTGGGAGGCGCGGCGCGAGCGCGTGAAGCGCGAGGAGGTGGAGGTGACCTTCAGCTACTGGGACGGCTGCGGGCACCGGCGCGCCGCGCGCATCCACAAGGGCGGCACCGTGCAGCAGTTCCTCAAGAGGGCGCTGCAGGCGCTGCGCCCCGACTTCCGCGAGCTGCGCGCGGCCGGCGTGGAGCAGCTGCTGTTCGTCAAGGAGGACCTGATCCTGCCGCACTGCCACACCTTCTACGACCTGATCGTGGCGCAGGCGCGCGGCAAGAGCGGGCCGCTCTTCACCTTCGACGTGCACGACGACGTGCGGCTGCGCAGCGATGCCACCCTGGAGAAGGACGAGTCGCACGCGGGCAAGGTGGTGCTGCGCAGCTGGTACGAGAAGAACAAGCACATCTTCCCCGCCAGCCGCTGGGAGCCCTACGACCCCGAGAAGCGCTGGGACCGCTACACCGTCCGctga